The following proteins are co-located in the Bordetella bronchialis genome:
- a CDS encoding Bug family tripartite tricarboxylate transporter substrate binding protein — translation MTDLQRRRLLAAAALAGIASGARAQGGSPRADAPAAGFPDRPPRLIVGFAPGGGSDFIARALASEIAGPLGQPFIVENRPGAGGAIAARAAATSAPNGYTLFLGSAATFVINPVLMTDLPYDAEKDFVPVGSVARFEYVLMTRPDLPYRTVADLVTHARQKPGELTIGSAGNGSNTHLAAAAFQRAAGIQLRHIPYKGTTPALTDLAGGNIDLLFDSVPTVLSLVKAGKVKALATTGNAREALLPDLPTVIEAGVPGFTASNWFAVFAPARTPPGIVDRINAAMQKALTGEALRAQLTSTGNVPLPGGPRDLQVLVSEERAAYTRLIQSSGIKIE, via the coding sequence ATGACAGACCTACAACGCCGCAGGCTGTTGGCCGCCGCCGCCCTGGCCGGCATCGCATCCGGGGCCAGGGCCCAGGGCGGCTCGCCGCGGGCCGACGCGCCCGCGGCGGGCTTTCCCGACCGTCCGCCGCGGCTCATCGTCGGCTTCGCGCCCGGCGGCGGCAGCGATTTCATCGCGCGTGCCCTGGCCTCGGAGATCGCCGGCCCCTTGGGGCAGCCGTTTATCGTCGAGAACCGCCCCGGCGCCGGCGGCGCCATTGCGGCGCGCGCCGCCGCCACGAGCGCGCCGAACGGCTATACGTTGTTCCTGGGTAGCGCGGCGACGTTCGTGATCAACCCGGTGCTGATGACCGACCTGCCTTACGATGCCGAGAAGGACTTCGTCCCGGTGGGATCGGTGGCGCGGTTCGAGTACGTGCTGATGACCCGTCCCGATCTGCCGTACAGGACGGTGGCCGATCTGGTCACGCACGCGAGACAAAAGCCGGGCGAGCTCACCATCGGCTCGGCGGGCAACGGCTCGAACACCCACCTGGCGGCAGCGGCCTTCCAGCGGGCAGCGGGCATACAGCTGCGCCACATTCCCTACAAGGGCACGACGCCGGCCTTGACCGACCTGGCCGGCGGCAATATCGACCTGCTGTTCGACTCCGTGCCCACGGTGCTGAGCCTGGTCAAGGCGGGCAAGGTAAAAGCGCTGGCGACCACGGGCAATGCAAGGGAAGCCCTGCTGCCGGACCTGCCCACGGTCATCGAGGCCGGGGTGCCGGGTTTCACCGCAAGCAACTGGTTCGCGGTGTTCGCCCCCGCACGCACGCCGCCCGGGATCGTCGACCGTATCAATGCGGCGATGCAGAAGGCGCTGACGGGCGAGGCCTTGCGCGCGCAATTGACCTCGACGGGCAACGTCCCGCTACCGGGCGGCCCGCGCGACTTGCAGGTGCTGGTGAGCGAGGAGCGCGCCGCCTATACCAGGCTGATCCAGTCGTCGGGCATAAAGATCGAGTGA
- a CDS encoding AMP-binding protein, whose product MRLLDDRGIPLPITLPRVLDATARERAGREAYVGPGERLTWDALREQSRRLAAALHQAGIGKGDHVGLMLGNSGLWIAAFFACASIGAVTVPVNTRFRIEELQFCLKQADVKLLLYADTFLGIDFTSLLRQVEPAIDRALPGDALPRLCAAIMVGDGAAPAGVRTLDDFLSAGQAVPDAQLDRLADAVAPGDVLLIQYTSGTTSFPKGVMLSHRNMLGDAAAVARRLGVTPEDRYFSIRPFYHVAGSTLSVLVALATGCCLLSLPKFDVARTLDVLETERCTLTSGNDTIFLMMMGHADFDPGRLFLQGGWAAAGPEVMQKIRDVMRVPYVCNAYGQSEASPNVLVSDREDAFELRRDGYMLPHPGVEVRLADPDTGAVIAPGAGQGEIQVRGWNVMRGYYNLPDATERAFTADGWLRTGDMGEQRADGRMRMVGRLKDLFRVGGENVAPAEVEEVLHGHPAVQMAQVVGVPDARLGEVAGAFILLKPGQQSSREELLAWCKARCANFKVPRYMALVDTFENIGMTGSSKVQKNKLRDYAIELWKIERDTVAS is encoded by the coding sequence ATGCGGCTTCTTGACGATCGCGGGATCCCCCTGCCCATCACGCTGCCGCGGGTGCTGGACGCGACGGCGCGCGAGCGGGCCGGGCGCGAGGCCTACGTGGGGCCGGGCGAACGGCTGACATGGGACGCCTTGCGCGAGCAAAGCCGGCGCCTGGCGGCCGCGCTGCACCAGGCGGGCATAGGCAAGGGCGACCATGTCGGCCTGATGCTGGGCAATTCGGGGCTGTGGATCGCGGCCTTCTTCGCGTGCGCATCCATCGGCGCGGTCACGGTGCCGGTCAACACGCGCTTCCGGATCGAGGAATTGCAGTTCTGCCTGAAGCAGGCCGATGTAAAGCTGCTCTTGTACGCGGATACCTTCCTGGGCATAGACTTCACCAGCCTGCTGCGCCAGGTGGAGCCGGCCATCGACCGCGCATTGCCCGGCGACGCGCTGCCCCGGCTATGCGCGGCCATCATGGTGGGCGACGGCGCCGCGCCGGCCGGCGTGCGCACGCTGGACGATTTCCTGTCGGCCGGCCAGGCGGTCCCGGACGCGCAACTGGACCGGCTGGCCGACGCGGTGGCGCCCGGCGATGTACTGCTGATCCAGTACACCTCCGGCACGACGTCCTTCCCCAAGGGCGTCATGCTGAGCCACCGCAATATGCTGGGCGACGCGGCCGCCGTGGCGCGGCGGCTGGGCGTCACGCCCGAGGACCGCTATTTCAGTATCCGCCCGTTCTATCACGTGGCCGGCAGCACCTTGTCGGTGCTCGTGGCCCTGGCGACGGGCTGCTGCCTGTTGAGCCTGCCCAAGTTCGATGTCGCCCGGACGCTGGATGTGCTGGAAACCGAGCGCTGCACCCTGACCTCGGGCAATGACACCATCTTCCTGATGATGATGGGCCACGCGGACTTCGATCCCGGGCGCCTGTTCCTGCAAGGCGGCTGGGCGGCGGCCGGACCGGAAGTCATGCAGAAGATCCGCGACGTCATGCGCGTGCCGTATGTCTGCAACGCCTATGGGCAGTCCGAGGCCTCGCCCAATGTGCTGGTCAGCGATCGGGAGGACGCCTTCGAACTGCGCCGCGACGGCTACATGTTGCCGCACCCCGGCGTGGAGGTACGCCTGGCGGACCCCGACACAGGCGCGGTCATCGCGCCCGGCGCCGGACAGGGCGAAATCCAGGTGCGCGGCTGGAATGTCATGCGGGGCTATTACAACCTGCCGGACGCCACCGAACGCGCCTTCACGGCGGACGGCTGGCTGCGCACCGGCGACATGGGCGAACAGCGCGCCGACGGCCGCATGCGCATGGTCGGCCGGCTGAAGGACCTGTTCCGCGTCGGGGGCGAAAATGTCGCGCCTGCGGAAGTCGAGGAAGTCCTGCATGGCCATCCCGCGGTGCAGATGGCGCAAGTGGTGGGCGTGCCGGACGCCCGGCTGGGCGAAGTGGCGGGCGCCTTCATCCTGCTGAAGCCCGGCCAGCAAAGCAGCCGCGAGGAACTCCTGGCGTGGTGCAAGGCGCGTTGCGCCAACTTCAAGGTGCCGCGCTATATGGCGCTGGTGGACACCTTCGAGAACATCGGCATGACGGGCAGCAGCAAGGTCCAGAAGAACAAGCTGCGCGACTACGCGATCGAGCTTTGGAAAATCGAACGCGATACGGTGGCCTCATGA
- a CDS encoding NAD(P)H-dependent flavin oxidoreductase: MRTRITTMLGIEHPIVQAGMSWASSSAALPAAVSNAGGLGVLAAGPLRQQDFVRILGELARATDRPYAVNIPLYRAGAAEILDAMHGQRVPVVIASQGSPKAHLARFRDIGTIWIQVVATLEHARKAAAAGVDALVVVGTEAGGHPPASEVTTLVTVRRVLQEVSIPVIASGGVADGWGIAALLALGADAVQLGTRFLLTEEATVHANYKAAVLAADVQDTALVGRRDLPIRGLRNAFAQAVFDAERDQVGQDEYLALFKKSTLRQAALDGDVEWGRVELGQSAGLISRIEPAAAVMERLVRELDQATGRLRAMAG; encoded by the coding sequence ATGCGTACACGGATCACCACCATGCTCGGTATCGAGCATCCCATCGTGCAGGCGGGAATGAGCTGGGCCTCGTCCAGCGCGGCGCTGCCCGCGGCCGTTTCCAATGCCGGCGGACTGGGCGTGCTGGCCGCCGGCCCCTTGCGGCAGCAGGACTTCGTGCGCATCCTGGGCGAACTGGCCCGGGCCACCGACAGGCCCTACGCCGTGAATATCCCGCTGTATCGCGCCGGCGCCGCCGAGATCCTGGATGCCATGCATGGCCAGCGGGTACCGGTGGTGATTGCCTCCCAAGGCAGTCCCAAGGCGCACCTGGCCCGCTTCCGCGACATCGGCACGATATGGATACAGGTCGTCGCCACCCTGGAACATGCCCGCAAGGCCGCGGCGGCGGGCGTCGACGCGCTCGTGGTCGTGGGCACGGAAGCGGGCGGCCATCCACCGGCCAGCGAGGTCACCACCCTGGTGACGGTGCGGCGCGTCCTGCAGGAAGTGTCCATCCCCGTCATCGCCAGTGGCGGCGTGGCCGACGGCTGGGGCATCGCCGCCTTGCTGGCGCTGGGCGCCGATGCCGTGCAGCTGGGAACCCGCTTCCTGCTGACGGAAGAGGCCACCGTGCATGCCAACTACAAGGCCGCGGTCCTGGCCGCGGACGTCCAGGACACCGCCCTGGTGGGACGCCGCGACCTGCCCATACGCGGGTTGCGCAACGCCTTCGCGCAGGCGGTCTTCGACGCCGAACGCGATCAGGTGGGCCAGGACGAATACCTGGCCCTGTTCAAGAAAAGCACGCTCAGGCAGGCCGCGCTGGACGGCGACGTGGAATGGGGCAGGGTGGAGCTGGGCCAGTCCGCCGGCCTGATTTCCCGCATCGAGCCGGCCGCGGCCGTGATGGAGCGGCTGGTCCGCGAGCTGGACCAGGCCACGGGCCGGCTGCGGGCAATGGCCGGCTGA
- a CDS encoding carboxymuconolactone decarboxylase family protein: MSAARIDRDIARNAMGQPHESMRALGDSYRDLLGYLPPRVESRLLVTGALDPELVRLQEEVRAHAMNPKCFDTKTAQLMIFGMLVVELSDAAVIHGIAARRAGATWEEMQAVVSMAYIFRGVSAANRGAEMLARIAEREAAGGQ, encoded by the coding sequence ATGTCCGCAGCCCGTATCGACCGAGACATCGCCCGCAACGCCATGGGACAGCCGCACGAAAGCATGCGGGCCCTGGGCGACTCGTACCGCGACCTGCTCGGCTATCTGCCGCCCCGCGTGGAGTCCCGACTGCTGGTCACCGGCGCGCTGGATCCCGAACTGGTGCGCCTGCAGGAAGAGGTGCGCGCGCACGCCATGAACCCCAAGTGCTTCGACACCAAGACCGCCCAGTTGATGATCTTCGGCATGCTGGTGGTGGAACTGAGCGACGCCGCCGTCATCCACGGCATCGCCGCGCGCCGCGCGGGCGCCACCTGGGAAGAAATGCAGGCGGTGGTCAGCATGGCCTACATCTTCCGCGGCGTGTCCGCTGCCAATCGCGGCGCCGAAATGCTGGCGCGCATCGCCGAACGCGAGGCCGCCGGCGGGCAGTAG
- a CDS encoding Bug family tripartite tricarboxylate transporter substrate binding protein, whose protein sequence is MKPLRRILLAAGLCAVLPPAMAADAYPSHPIVLVNPYAVGGPADLLGRALAKELGEILGQSVIVENKPGGGASIGAAYVAKAAPDGYTLLLGTAAAHTVTPAATKVPYKGIEDFSFVGMVANVPNILTVYPSVPAQDLKSFIALAGSQPGKLNYASAGMGSSPHIAAEMFKYYAKVDLVHVPYKGAAPAVNDMVAGTVPVGLLNISAVLPFIKSGKLRALAYANTERSPDLPDVPTFAESGLPDMVSGSWYSLAVPAGTPAAVVDKLAAALKTVQERPAFKKILAAQNAIAMPQRKEQATEYIRTDGARLAELVKATGMKLQD, encoded by the coding sequence ATGAAACCCTTGCGCCGTATCCTGCTGGCGGCCGGGCTCTGCGCGGTGCTGCCCCCGGCGATGGCCGCGGATGCCTATCCCTCGCATCCCATCGTGCTGGTCAACCCCTATGCGGTGGGCGGTCCGGCCGACCTGCTGGGACGCGCGCTGGCCAAGGAGCTGGGAGAAATCCTGGGGCAGTCCGTCATCGTGGAGAACAAGCCGGGCGGCGGCGCCAGCATCGGCGCGGCCTACGTCGCCAAGGCCGCGCCCGACGGCTATACCTTGCTGCTGGGCACCGCGGCCGCCCACACGGTCACGCCGGCGGCGACCAAGGTCCCCTATAAAGGCATCGAGGACTTCAGTTTCGTCGGCATGGTGGCCAACGTGCCCAACATCCTGACCGTCTACCCGTCCGTTCCCGCGCAGGACCTGAAGTCCTTCATCGCCCTGGCCGGATCGCAGCCCGGCAAGCTGAACTACGCCTCGGCCGGCATGGGCAGCTCCCCGCATATCGCGGCGGAGATGTTCAAGTACTACGCCAAGGTAGACCTGGTGCACGTGCCCTACAAGGGCGCGGCGCCGGCGGTCAACGATATGGTGGCGGGGACCGTGCCCGTCGGCCTGCTCAATATTTCGGCGGTACTGCCCTTCATCAAATCGGGCAAGCTGCGGGCGCTGGCCTACGCCAACACGGAGCGCTCGCCGGACCTGCCCGACGTGCCCACCTTCGCCGAATCGGGCCTGCCCGACATGGTGTCGGGCAGCTGGTACAGCCTGGCGGTTCCCGCCGGCACGCCGGCGGCCGTCGTCGACAAACTGGCCGCCGCCCTGAAGACGGTGCAGGAGCGGCCGGCCTTCAAGAAGATCCTGGCGGCACAGAACGCCATCGCGATGCCTCAGCGGAAAGAGCAGGCCACCGAATACATCCGTACCGATGGCGCCCGCCTGGCCGAACTGGTCAAGGCCACCGGCATGAAACTACAGGACTGA
- a CDS encoding CaiB/BaiF CoA transferase family protein: MRPLEGITILDLSRVLACPFASMILAELGAEVIKVEQPGTGDETRDFEPVVQGEKGSVSAYYMAFNRSKRSITVNLRSPQGQDVVRRLAAQADVLLENFPVGTLKKYGLDYAAMSALNSRLVHVSCTGFGMTGPYAGRKGYDTVFQAMCGIMSLTGERGGGPVKPGLPVADLSSGLWVCIAILSALAGREKTGRGCHVDFSMFDGQVGLLSLAAARWFTLKEVPERLGTEHPGRIPSAAFLCADGKWVQITGSDQHWAPLCNLLGLEGWGADPGLARNADRLARREEIMAGLQQAIGRLARDELCRLCDAAGVPAGPILQVDEVLANEHVAARGMVADFEHPLVGRFPALRVPLRFDGMDDPRVGRPPLLGEHTDEVLRDKLGLDDAGIASLRRAGAV, translated from the coding sequence ATGAGGCCGCTGGAAGGCATCACGATCCTGGACCTGTCGCGGGTCCTGGCCTGCCCCTTCGCATCCATGATCCTGGCCGAGCTCGGCGCCGAGGTCATCAAGGTGGAGCAGCCGGGCACCGGCGACGAAACGCGGGATTTCGAGCCGGTCGTGCAAGGGGAGAAGGGCAGCGTGTCGGCCTACTACATGGCCTTCAATCGCAGCAAGCGGTCCATCACGGTCAACCTGCGTTCGCCGCAGGGCCAGGACGTGGTGCGCCGCCTGGCGGCCCAGGCCGATGTCCTGCTGGAGAACTTCCCGGTCGGCACCTTGAAGAAGTACGGGCTGGACTATGCCGCGATGTCCGCCTTGAACAGCCGCCTGGTCCACGTCAGCTGCACGGGCTTCGGCATGACGGGGCCCTATGCCGGGCGCAAGGGCTACGACACGGTCTTCCAGGCCATGTGCGGCATCATGAGCCTGACGGGAGAACGCGGTGGCGGCCCGGTCAAGCCCGGCCTGCCGGTGGCGGACCTGAGTTCCGGCCTGTGGGTATGCATCGCCATCCTGTCGGCCCTGGCGGGGCGCGAGAAGACCGGCCGGGGCTGCCACGTGGACTTCTCCATGTTCGACGGGCAAGTGGGGTTGCTGTCGCTGGCCGCCGCCCGCTGGTTCACGCTGAAGGAAGTCCCCGAACGCCTGGGCACCGAGCATCCGGGCCGCATTCCATCGGCCGCCTTCCTGTGCGCCGACGGCAAGTGGGTGCAGATCACGGGCAGCGACCAGCATTGGGCGCCGCTCTGCAATCTGCTGGGCCTGGAAGGCTGGGGCGCCGATCCGGGCCTGGCCCGTAACGCCGACCGCCTGGCGCGGCGCGAGGAAATCATGGCTGGCCTGCAGCAGGCCATAGGCCGCCTGGCGCGCGACGAATTGTGCCGACTCTGCGACGCGGCCGGCGTACCGGCCGGGCCCATCCTGCAGGTGGATGAAGTGCTGGCCAATGAACACGTGGCCGCGCGCGGCATGGTGGCGGACTTCGAGCATCCGCTGGTCGGCCGCTTCCCGGCCCTGCGGGTGCCGCTGCGTTTCGACGGCATGGACGACCCGCGGGTGGGCAGGCCGCCCCTGCTGGGCGAACACACGGACGAGGTCCTGCGCGACAAGCTGGGCCTGGACGACGCCGGGATCGCCAGCCTGCGCCGCGCCGGCGCCGTCTAG
- a CDS encoding GntR family transcriptional regulator, giving the protein MNNFLEALAADGTPETGASLTAAVAIQVRAAILQGIYAPGAKLRLDDLRVEYGVSLSPLREALTRLAAEGLVQITDQRGYRVAPVSADNLREVTKLRTQLEVMALTESLAQGDDRWEDSLVAAYHRLSRLEREGRRDERWEKAHRAFHLTLFAACGMPLLLRFCGTLHDLSDRYRRLFLVRHAPDADVPDEHLAIFEAAMARDAARAAEILTRHLERTGRNVMAILTEAGALPR; this is encoded by the coding sequence ATGAATAATTTCCTGGAAGCGCTCGCGGCGGACGGCACGCCCGAAACCGGCGCATCGCTGACCGCGGCCGTCGCCATCCAGGTGCGCGCGGCCATCCTGCAAGGCATCTACGCGCCCGGCGCCAAACTGCGCCTGGACGACTTGCGCGTGGAATACGGCGTCAGCCTCAGCCCGCTGCGCGAGGCCCTGACCCGCCTGGCGGCGGAGGGCCTGGTACAGATCACCGACCAGCGCGGCTACCGGGTGGCGCCGGTGTCGGCGGACAACCTGCGCGAAGTCACGAAGCTGCGCACGCAGCTGGAGGTCATGGCCTTGACCGAATCCCTGGCCCAGGGCGACGACCGCTGGGAAGACAGCCTGGTGGCGGCCTATCACCGCTTGAGCCGCCTGGAACGCGAGGGCAGGCGCGACGAAAGGTGGGAGAAGGCGCATCGCGCCTTCCACCTGACGCTGTTCGCCGCCTGCGGCATGCCCTTGCTATTGCGCTTTTGCGGCACGCTGCACGACCTGAGCGACCGCTATCGCCGCCTGTTCCTGGTGCGGCATGCGCCGGACGCCGACGTGCCCGATGAACATCTGGCGATCTTCGAGGCGGCGATGGCCCGCGATGCGGCGCGCGCGGCAGAGATACTGACCCGCCATCTGGAACGGACCGGGCGCAATGTGATGGCCATCCTGACCGAGGCCGGCGCCTTGCCCCGATGA
- a CDS encoding enoyl-CoA hydratase/isomerase family protein: MPTLPQYETLQLDADGAGIATLWLNRPDSRNALNLRMCHEITAACEALQADDAVRVVVLRARGVAFCAGADLKERQGMSPAEMVARRVDGFTAYAALEALSKPLIAAVHGAAFGSGCEIAAACDFVLATADAAFKYPEVGWGTVGATQRLPRIVGRRMAKELLFTGRVVDAREARELGLVNHVYEPAEFDAAIADMAGRIAAANPLTVQLTKQCIDDGLDTTREGAMAIELVAIQRNLRHSDWQQAIAGFGKKEKGDAAS, from the coding sequence ATGCCCACGCTACCCCAATACGAAACCTTGCAGCTCGACGCCGACGGCGCGGGAATTGCCACGCTGTGGCTGAATCGTCCGGACAGCCGGAATGCGCTGAACCTGCGCATGTGCCACGAGATCACCGCTGCGTGCGAGGCGCTGCAGGCCGACGACGCCGTCCGCGTGGTCGTGCTGCGGGCGCGCGGCGTGGCCTTCTGCGCCGGCGCGGACCTGAAGGAGCGGCAGGGCATGAGCCCGGCGGAGATGGTGGCGCGCCGGGTCGATGGCTTTACCGCCTATGCCGCCCTGGAGGCCCTGTCCAAGCCCCTGATCGCCGCCGTGCACGGGGCGGCCTTCGGCTCCGGCTGCGAGATCGCCGCCGCCTGCGATTTCGTCCTGGCGACCGCCGACGCGGCATTCAAGTATCCCGAAGTGGGCTGGGGCACCGTCGGCGCCACCCAGCGCCTGCCACGCATCGTCGGCCGCCGCATGGCCAAGGAGCTGCTTTTCACGGGCAGGGTGGTGGACGCGCGCGAAGCGCGCGAGCTGGGACTGGTCAACCACGTCTACGAGCCCGCGGAATTCGACGCGGCCATCGCCGACATGGCCGGGCGGATCGCGGCGGCCAACCCGCTGACCGTGCAACTGACCAAGCAATGCATCGACGATGGCCTGGACACCACGCGCGAAGGCGCCATGGCCATCGAACTGGTGGCCATCCAGCGCAATCTGCGGCATAGCGATTGGCAGCAGGCGATCGCCGGCTTCGGCAAGAAGGAGAAGGGCGATGCGGCTTCTTGA
- a CDS encoding enoyl-CoA hydratase/isomerase family protein — protein sequence MEHLLIEDRGAVRILTLNRPEKHNALNTRLTQELLDSLREADRADGINAVVLTGAGKSFCAGADTTEFSALTPQDPQAVSARADLTTSLHLVFSQMNKPVISAVRGNALGGGAGLAIACDLCVMSETVRFGYPELRHGIVAAVVMANLVRQLGRKQAFELVALAEPLDGHAARAWGLCNRVAPDEQVLETALALADRIAGWSPIAMATTKRAFHRAADLGLAQALEVGRDANVMMRGFRKDKA from the coding sequence ATGGAACACCTGCTCATCGAAGACCGCGGCGCCGTCCGCATCCTGACCCTGAACCGGCCCGAAAAGCACAATGCCTTGAACACGCGCCTGACGCAGGAACTGCTGGACAGCCTGCGCGAGGCCGACCGGGCCGACGGCATCAACGCCGTGGTGCTGACGGGCGCCGGCAAGTCCTTTTGCGCGGGCGCCGACACCACGGAATTTTCCGCGCTGACACCACAGGACCCGCAAGCGGTCAGCGCCCGCGCGGACCTGACCACCAGCCTGCACCTGGTGTTCTCCCAAATGAACAAGCCGGTGATTTCCGCCGTGCGGGGCAACGCGCTGGGCGGCGGCGCCGGGCTGGCCATCGCCTGCGACTTGTGCGTGATGTCCGAGACCGTGCGCTTCGGCTATCCGGAACTGCGGCACGGCATCGTCGCCGCGGTCGTGATGGCCAATCTGGTCCGCCAGCTCGGCCGCAAGCAGGCCTTCGAGCTCGTGGCCCTGGCCGAGCCCCTGGATGGCCACGCCGCCCGGGCATGGGGCCTGTGCAACCGCGTCGCGCCGGACGAACAGGTACTGGAGACGGCGCTCGCCCTGGCCGACAGAATCGCCGGCTGGAGCCCCATCGCCATGGCGACGACCAAGCGCGCCTTCCACCGCGCGGCGGACCTGGGCCTGGCCCAGGCGCTGGAAGTCGGCCGCGATGCCAACGTCATGATGCGCGGCTTCCGCAAGGACAAGGCATGA
- a CDS encoding TetR/AcrR family transcriptional regulator — MRFEKGHKENTRRRIIDVASRRFRKDGISASGLAGIMAESGLTNGAFYPHFDSKETLVREAVSSALSDQAARLANGGEAAAGIEGAIRDYLSMSHLQGCEQGCPSAALLPEIGRQPAPTRQAYQDGLLAYVAQLATLLPKPKSAQARRRATAIFGLMVGTLQLARAVADPALAEQILEEGVQAALSLAKA, encoded by the coding sequence ATGCGTTTCGAGAAAGGACACAAAGAGAACACGCGGCGGCGCATCATCGATGTCGCGTCGCGGCGTTTCAGGAAAGACGGGATTTCCGCATCCGGCCTGGCCGGCATCATGGCGGAATCCGGGCTGACCAACGGGGCGTTCTATCCCCATTTCGATTCCAAGGAAACCCTGGTCCGCGAGGCTGTCTCCAGCGCCCTGAGCGACCAGGCCGCGCGGCTGGCGAACGGCGGTGAAGCGGCCGCCGGCATCGAAGGGGCCATCCGTGACTACCTGAGCATGTCCCATCTTCAAGGATGCGAACAGGGCTGCCCGTCGGCCGCCTTGCTGCCTGAAATCGGCCGGCAACCGGCGCCCACGCGACAGGCCTACCAGGACGGGCTCCTGGCCTATGTCGCGCAACTCGCGACGCTGCTTCCCAAGCCGAAATCCGCGCAGGCGCGGCGGCGCGCGACCGCCATTTTTGGCCTGATGGTCGGTACGCTGCAACTCGCGCGCGCCGTGGCCGATCCGGCGCTGGCCGAGCAGATCCTGGAAGAAGGCGTGCAGGCCGCGCTGAGCCTGGCGAAGGCGTGA
- a CDS encoding CaiB/BaiF CoA transferase family protein, translating to MKNTETAAAPADMAMPLAGIRVVDLTSAVVGPYCTQVLADYGADVIKLEEKSGDVIRWISGRSRTPGMSGKFMHMNRNKRSISLDLKQPAGREALLKLVDSADVFLHNMRNAAVGRLGLDGTSLMARRPGLLYCGIVGFGSDGRYAGRPAYDSILQGGTALASLLAGADGQPRYVPYVVIDRTAGLMVAHAVLAALFARQRDGRGREIEVPMFESYAGLLLSEHLYGHSFEPPTDRLGDRRLLDANARPVRTRDGHVCITTNTDAQVHKLFIALGRPDLAADARFATSLARIEHIAEFFALRAELLAQRATGDIVDLLLRHDIPCMPCHTLESLLADPHLGDVGLVQAARHPTQGEIRQIRPAIRMTGFDPAVRRPAPHIGQHTREVLGELGYAPERIAELFDSGAAYTAADAPPHA from the coding sequence ATGAAAAACACGGAGACAGCGGCGGCGCCCGCCGATATGGCGATGCCCTTGGCCGGCATACGGGTGGTGGACCTGACCTCGGCGGTGGTGGGGCCCTATTGCACGCAGGTGCTGGCGGACTACGGCGCTGACGTCATCAAGCTGGAGGAAAAATCCGGCGACGTCATCCGCTGGATTTCCGGGCGCTCCAGGACACCCGGCATGTCCGGAAAGTTCATGCATATGAACCGCAACAAGCGCAGCATCTCGCTGGATCTCAAGCAGCCGGCGGGACGCGAAGCGCTGCTGAAGCTGGTGGACAGCGCCGACGTGTTCCTGCACAACATGCGCAACGCCGCGGTAGGCAGGCTGGGCCTGGACGGGACAAGCCTGATGGCGCGCCGCCCCGGTCTGCTGTATTGCGGCATCGTCGGTTTCGGCAGCGACGGCCGGTACGCGGGGCGTCCCGCCTACGACTCCATCCTGCAGGGCGGTACCGCCTTGGCGAGCCTGCTGGCCGGCGCGGATGGCCAGCCGCGCTATGTGCCTTATGTGGTGATCGACCGCACCGCCGGTCTGATGGTGGCGCACGCGGTACTGGCCGCCCTTTTCGCGCGCCAACGGGATGGCCGGGGCCGGGAGATCGAAGTTCCCATGTTCGAAAGCTACGCCGGCCTGCTATTGAGCGAACATCTGTACGGCCACAGTTTCGAGCCGCCCACCGACCGCCTGGGCGACCGCCGCTTGCTGGACGCCAACGCCCGGCCCGTGCGCACCCGTGACGGCCACGTCTGCATCACGACCAATACCGACGCGCAGGTGCACAAGCTATTCATCGCGCTGGGCCGGCCGGACCTGGCGGCCGACGCGCGCTTCGCCACGTCGCTGGCGCGCATCGAACATATCGCCGAGTTCTTCGCGCTGCGCGCCGAATTGCTGGCGCAGCGCGCGACCGGCGACATCGTCGACCTGCTTCTGCGTCACGACATTCCTTGCATGCCCTGCCACACGCTGGAGTCATTGCTGGCGGATCCCCACCTGGGCGACGTGGGACTGGTGCAAGCCGCCCGGCATCCGACACAGGGCGAGATCCGCCAGATCCGCCCGGCCATCCGCATGACGGGTTTCGATCCCGCCGTGCGCCGGCCGGCGCCCCATATCGGCCAGCACACCCGCGAGGTACTGGGCGAACTGGGTTATGCGCCTGAGCGCATCGCGGAGCTGTTCGACAGCGGGGCCGCCTACACCGCCGCGGATGCTCCCCCACATGCATAG